A single Sulfurimonas aquatica DNA region contains:
- a CDS encoding RDD family protein: MRFRKLKQQTKQTKEPEQRYIYASYPLKVKAFIVDMFMIYAPILYIITYAFMDGKDEFQSSQLAPLIGVSIYGLIYSTLLAKNGQTPGKKAYDIKVVDDKSFENISFLRAIMRFIAFLFSATILIGLLVPFYRKDKKALHDVLCSTIEIVTEE; encoded by the coding sequence ATGAGATTCCGCAAACTAAAACAGCAAACAAAACAGACAAAAGAGCCAGAACAACGCTATATATATGCATCTTATCCTTTAAAAGTAAAAGCTTTTATAGTAGATATGTTTATGATATATGCTCCCATACTTTATATAATTACATATGCATTTATGGATGGAAAAGATGAGTTTCAATCCTCCCAATTAGCTCCATTAATTGGCGTTAGTATCTACGGACTCATATACTCTACGTTACTGGCAAAAAATGGACAAACACCAGGGAAAAAAGCTTATGATATAAAAGTTGTAGATGATAAAAGTTTTGAAAATATTTCATTTTTAAGAGCTATTATGAGATTTATAGCATTTCTGTTTTCAGCAACCATCTTAATAGGTTTACTGGTTCCATTTTATAGAAAAGATAAAAAAGCCTTGCATGATGTTTTATGCTCAACTATTGAGATTGTTACAGAAGAGTAG
- the rpmE gene encoding 50S ribosomal protein L31, with amino-acid sequence MKKELHPNFVTCTVTCACGNSFENKAAQDTLKIDICNECHPFFTGSERMVDTAGRIEKFNARYAKK; translated from the coding sequence ATGAAAAAAGAACTACACCCTAACTTCGTAACTTGTACTGTAACATGTGCTTGTGGTAACTCATTTGAGAACAAAGCGGCTCAAGATACGCTTAAAATTGACATTTGTAATGAGTGTCACCCATTCTTTACAGGTTCTGAGAGAATGGTAGATACTGCTGGTCGTATCGAGAAGTTTAACGCACGTTACGCTAAAAAATAG
- a CDS encoding 7-carboxy-7-deazaguanine synthase QueE, protein MLYLVEHFYSIQGEGKHVGAPSLFFRFGGCNMKCEGFGCKEKAPNGVEVLGCDTVYAVNKENFSHLWAPVEKASELLNILNLYDLPGAVDIVLTGGEPLIYANDEVFVTFLETLVKNGHRITFETNGSINVDFEKYPVYKECVFALSVKLSNSNESESKRVNGAVIHNLASNAKEAFFKFSIDFESIHLGLEEEISNIVIHSLKTEVYCMPLGGTKAEVEANTEPLIEFCKAKGYNFSDRLHIRIWDQNKGV, encoded by the coding sequence ATGCTCTATTTAGTGGAGCACTTCTACTCTATACAAGGTGAAGGAAAACATGTAGGCGCGCCTTCACTTTTTTTTCGCTTTGGTGGATGTAATATGAAGTGTGAAGGCTTTGGCTGCAAAGAAAAAGCGCCTAATGGCGTTGAAGTTTTAGGATGCGATACTGTCTATGCGGTAAATAAAGAGAACTTTTCGCACCTTTGGGCTCCAGTAGAAAAAGCCTCAGAGCTGTTAAATATTTTAAATCTTTACGACCTTCCTGGAGCAGTCGACATAGTACTTACAGGTGGAGAGCCTCTCATATATGCAAATGATGAAGTCTTTGTTACGTTTTTAGAGACTCTTGTAAAGAATGGACACAGAATCACCTTTGAGACAAATGGCTCCATAAATGTAGATTTTGAAAAATATCCGGTTTATAAAGAGTGCGTCTTTGCTCTTTCAGTGAAACTTTCAAACTCAAATGAGAGTGAATCTAAGCGTGTAAATGGTGCTGTTATACATAACTTGGCATCAAACGCTAAAGAGGCGTTTTTTAAGTTCTCAATAGATTTTGAATCTATTCACTTAGGTTTAGAAGAGGAGATATCTAACATAGTCATTCACTCTTTAAAAACGGAAGTCTACTGTATGCCACTAGGTGGGACAAAGGCTGAAGTGGAGGCAAATACTGAGCCTCTTATTGAGTTTTGCAAGGCTAAAGGGTATAATTTTAGCGATAGGCTTCATATACGGATTTGGGATCAAAACAAGGGTGTATAG
- a CDS encoding molybdopterin molybdotransferase MoeA has translation MSVSVEQALELIYTNTSKKSLKILPIEHALGSILAEDVYATHNLPPFDNSAMDGYAVKIEDSNKIVNVNATIFAGDNFNGELQSAHAIKIMTGARIPMGTQTIVPIEDIIHQENGIKLPDNLTMSKHIRLAGEDIKKGEKLLCVGDKIDAHQMTLLTSQGITHIKVYKKPRVALFASGNELKMHFENVTDYQLYNTNTPTLLSRTLELGCEVEFIGTAQDTLEDIHTHIKSALECDFIITSGGVSVGDADFTKEAFGEFGYNILFDKVEIKPGKPTTFGKIGSTVVLNLPGNPLAAALNFELFGRSIIYALSGAKSKFINTINAKMKSKYKLRAGRRSLIPGFFDGEYFTICEQFSPGMISPLAYANAFIMVDESCEILEPESPVKIISTKFSFSMQKPKSLITL, from the coding sequence ATGTCAGTTAGCGTAGAACAAGCACTCGAACTTATTTATACAAATACAAGTAAAAAGTCCCTAAAAATTTTGCCCATTGAGCATGCTCTTGGCTCAATCCTTGCCGAAGACGTCTATGCTACTCACAACCTCCCTCCTTTTGACAACTCTGCTATGGATGGCTATGCGGTAAAGATTGAAGACTCAAATAAAATAGTAAACGTTAATGCGACTATCTTTGCGGGAGACAACTTCAACGGTGAGCTTCAATCGGCTCACGCCATAAAAATAATGACTGGGGCTAGGATTCCTATGGGAACTCAGACTATTGTTCCCATAGAAGATATTATCCATCAAGAAAACGGCATCAAACTTCCTGATAATCTCACAATGAGTAAACATATTAGATTAGCGGGTGAAGACATTAAAAAAGGGGAGAAACTTCTCTGCGTTGGTGATAAAATTGATGCTCATCAAATGACCCTTTTAACTTCTCAAGGCATAACTCATATAAAGGTCTATAAAAAACCAAGAGTAGCGCTCTTTGCCTCGGGAAATGAGCTGAAGATGCATTTTGAAAACGTTACTGACTATCAACTTTATAATACAAATACACCTACCCTACTTTCACGAACTTTAGAGCTAGGCTGTGAGGTAGAGTTTATAGGTACAGCACAGGATACTCTTGAAGATATACATACTCATATAAAGAGTGCTCTAGAGTGTGACTTCATCATTACAAGCGGTGGTGTAAGTGTTGGCGATGCGGACTTTACCAAAGAGGCTTTTGGAGAGTTTGGATATAACATCCTCTTTGACAAGGTGGAGATTAAACCAGGTAAACCAACAACATTTGGCAAAATTGGTAGTACCGTAGTCTTAAATCTTCCAGGAAATCCTTTAGCCGCCGCTCTTAACTTTGAGCTTTTTGGTCGCAGTATTATCTATGCTCTAAGTGGAGCAAAGTCGAAGTTTATAAACACCATAAATGCCAAGATGAAAAGTAAGTATAAATTAAGAGCTGGTAGAAGGAGTCTAATACCTGGTTTTTTTGATGGAGAGTACTTTACAATCTGTGAGCAGTTCTCTCCTGGAATGATATCTCCACTCGCTTATGCAAATGCTTTTATAATGGTAGATGAGAGTTGTGAAATACTTGAACCAGAGAGTCCAGTTAAAATAATAAGTACTAAATTTAGCTTTAGTATGCAAAAGCCAAAGAGTCTAATTACTCTTTAG
- a CDS encoding ArnT family glycosyltransferase, with protein sequence MNKLRELLLKYPQTTLVLIISIVYLYFQLDMLLRTTGDEKTYVAQALEMQRDGHWFMQTLFDEPDYYKGPLHLIFLKIGFFLFGTNSMFATVYMNFFGLIAATLLLYKMFVKELDDKSWGLFYASSFSVSIGLYSHMFASQMEAELVIFYAIVMYLLHRLDYDNRLFINILLWAFIGMTGWFKSPAYSVFLGFSVLVYWVITLQIKERVLDKNTWISLFIGILIGFAAYIPILIYDGEVFIEKYIIKESMSKGANGVPWTEAFFPIFTYFVAPWMFAAVFSYLIALKTIFSMEARILNAKEMKLIKLAFSILLPTLAFFTIHPYRGDIYALPAVSATLLIAYLYWRAYVKQYEDVYVWMMRLSAIVLSIVPLVIVALYLHLSPMPEWWPEILFPLALFSFVFTLGFIFYESKNVARRGPVLLVVAFIPLFLTLGFTMRMIGKAEMLPAKEYIKKNNITKALGDYNLHKSYWNEYGSLNTWLGHDVVGLHTQEKLFTFLREGNSLIIPGENRYSEFKEKLPDDMKLEDFDVFIWKRWLTHGKGPNGESMFLKYWKSKDITDIQRNFYILKLKEPKE encoded by the coding sequence ATGAATAAACTTAGAGAACTCCTTTTAAAATATCCACAGACTACACTTGTACTTATAATATCTATAGTCTATCTATACTTCCAACTCGATATGCTTCTTCGTACAACAGGTGATGAAAAAACTTATGTAGCGCAGGCACTTGAGATGCAACGTGATGGGCATTGGTTTATGCAAACTCTATTTGACGAGCCAGACTACTACAAAGGTCCTCTTCATCTTATCTTTTTAAAAATCGGCTTTTTTCTCTTTGGCACAAATAGTATGTTTGCAACTGTATATATGAACTTTTTTGGCCTTATAGCAGCTACTTTACTTCTGTATAAGATGTTTGTAAAAGAGTTAGATGACAAATCTTGGGGACTTTTTTACGCTTCAAGTTTTTCTGTAAGTATCGGACTCTACTCGCATATGTTCGCTTCTCAGATGGAAGCTGAACTAGTGATATTTTATGCTATTGTCATGTACCTTTTACATCGTCTTGATTATGATAACAGACTCTTTATAAATATCTTACTTTGGGCTTTTATAGGTATGACAGGTTGGTTTAAATCCCCTGCATATAGTGTCTTTTTAGGCTTTAGTGTATTAGTTTACTGGGTAATTACTCTGCAGATTAAAGAGAGAGTGCTAGATAAAAATACATGGATATCTCTCTTTATCGGTATCTTGATTGGTTTTGCGGCATATATACCTATACTGATCTACGATGGTGAAGTTTTTATAGAGAAATATATAATCAAAGAGTCTATGAGTAAGGGTGCGAATGGTGTTCCTTGGACTGAAGCCTTTTTCCCGATCTTTACATATTTTGTCGCACCTTGGATGTTTGCAGCAGTCTTTTCTTACCTTATAGCATTAAAGACGATATTTAGCATGGAAGCCCGTATTTTAAATGCTAAAGAGATGAAGCTTATAAAGTTGGCATTTAGTATTCTCCTCCCAACTTTGGCATTTTTTACTATCCATCCATATCGTGGAGATATTTATGCATTGCCAGCTGTGAGTGCTACACTTCTCATAGCCTATCTCTACTGGAGAGCTTATGTAAAACAGTATGAAGATGTTTATGTTTGGATGATGCGTTTAAGTGCGATCGTGCTGAGCATAGTTCCATTAGTGATTGTTGCACTGTATCTTCACCTGTCGCCTATGCCTGAGTGGTGGCCAGAGATACTTTTCCCTCTAGCGCTATTTAGTTTTGTTTTTACTTTAGGATTTATCTTTTATGAGAGTAAAAATGTAGCTAGAAGAGGTCCTGTACTTTTGGTTGTGGCATTTATACCACTCTTTTTAACGCTTGGTTTTACAATGAGAATGATAGGTAAGGCAGAGATGCTCCCTGCAAAAGAGTATATAAAGAAAAATAACATCACTAAAGCTCTAGGAGATTACAATCTTCACAAGAGTTACTGGAATGAATATGGTTCTCTTAACACTTGGCTTGGACATGACGTAGTGGGTCTTCATACGCAGGAGAAACTTTTTACTTTTTTAAGAGAAGGCAACTCTCTTATTATTCCCGGAGAGAATCGATACTCTGAGTTTAAAGAGAAACTACCAGATGATATGAAGCTTGAAGATTTTGACGTTTTTATATGGAAACGCTGGTTAACGCATGGAAAAGGACCAAATGGGGAGAGTATGTTTTTGAAGTACTGGAAATCTAAAGATATAACCGATATACAGAGAAATTTTTATATACTCAAACTCAAAGAGCCTAAAGAGTAA
- the rlmB gene encoding 23S rRNA (guanosine(2251)-2'-O)-methyltransferase RlmB yields MLIYAKQPIYYLIENYPNKIKTLYLAKELEKKEYSRLMKMGFEIKRIPNEAAQKMCKNASHQGFLAEVDDYKLQPYDFFFEKKFVLILSGLTDVGNIGALVRSAYAFGVDAIIACGVKQLPMETILRTSTGALYDMPFAIENNIHDVLNDMKMSGFTIYGADMSGMDIKETRIDRKKVLVLGSEGEGLTSRVVSKLDCAVSIKMAHEFDSLNVSVAGAILMDRMR; encoded by the coding sequence ATGTTAATTTATGCAAAACAACCAATTTACTACCTTATAGAAAATTATCCAAATAAAATCAAGACACTCTATCTAGCAAAAGAACTAGAAAAAAAAGAGTACTCACGTCTTATGAAAATGGGTTTTGAGATCAAACGTATACCTAATGAGGCAGCACAAAAAATGTGTAAAAATGCTTCTCATCAGGGTTTTTTAGCTGAAGTCGATGATTATAAACTCCAGCCTTATGACTTCTTTTTTGAAAAAAAGTTTGTTCTGATTCTCTCAGGGCTTACTGATGTTGGTAATATTGGAGCGCTTGTTAGAAGTGCTTATGCCTTTGGTGTTGATGCAATTATCGCTTGTGGAGTAAAACAGCTTCCAATGGAGACTATTTTGAGAACAAGTACGGGTGCATTGTACGATATGCCTTTTGCAATAGAAAATAATATACATGATGTTTTAAATGATATGAAGATGTCAGGGTTTACAATTTATGGTGCAGATATGAGTGGAATGGATATAAAAGAGACTCGAATTGATAGAAAAAAAGTACTAGTTTTAGGAAGCGAGGGAGAGGGACTTACTTCTCGTGTAGTCTCAAAGCTTGACTGTGCAGTAAGTATAAAAATGGCTCATGAATTTGACTCACTAAATGTGAGTGTAGCAGGTGCTATTTTGATGGATAGGATGAGATAA
- a CDS encoding 16S rRNA (uracil(1498)-N(3))-methyltransferase, with translation MDVVDLIYIFDDNAGKESLTLKGELYKYLIKVRRHKEGDKISIRAKEDIKTLYNYEINELDGRSVELRLVSSETHEVKSEKELHVAWCVIESKSIEKVLPSLCEIGVSRISFISCERSQKNFKLDFKRLDRIVEASMQQSGRTSIMEFDAYKNIKEFIKEFPDTKVFDFTDKTLKGDSDFKRVLIGCEGGFSKDEKELLKTQEVFRLNSAMVLRSESAVMAVASKILL, from the coding sequence ATGGATGTGGTTGATTTGATATATATATTTGACGATAATGCAGGCAAAGAGAGTTTAACATTAAAAGGGGAACTGTACAAGTATCTTATAAAAGTTCGCCGACATAAAGAGGGTGATAAGATCTCCATAAGAGCAAAAGAAGATATAAAAACACTTTATAATTATGAGATAAATGAGCTAGATGGACGTTCAGTCGAACTTAGATTGGTCTCATCAGAGACTCATGAGGTAAAAAGTGAAAAAGAGCTTCATGTAGCTTGGTGCGTTATAGAATCTAAGTCTATAGAAAAAGTGCTTCCTTCACTTTGTGAGATAGGAGTAAGTAGAATCTCTTTTATCTCTTGTGAACGCTCTCAAAAGAACTTCAAGTTAGATTTTAAACGCCTCGATAGAATTGTGGAAGCTTCTATGCAGCAGAGTGGAAGAACTTCAATTATGGAATTTGATGCTTACAAAAATATAAAAGAATTTATAAAAGAGTTTCCCGATACAAAAGTTTTTGACTTTACAGACAAAACATTAAAAGGAGATAGCGACTTTAAAAGAGTACTTATAGGGTGTGAAGGCGGCTTTTCTAAAGATGAAAAAGAGTTACTTAAAACGCAAGAGGTATTTAGACTAAACTCTGCGATGGTTCTTCGTTCTGAGTCTGCCGTTATGGCGGTGGCAAGTAAGATTTTACTCTAG
- a CDS encoding 6-pyruvoyl trahydropterin synthase family protein translates to MIIRKLFKFENAHIVRGCSSEKCRSSVHGHSYKIELLFESNFLDNGQMVYDFGLMKQNMKALVESFDHAIAIWSGDNAEYVKDMKKHSARWVELPVSPSAEQFSRVIFLMIDKLLQLTTSVNGEKEVKLSSVIVHETQTGYAQCFVDDAYSKQMGTIALEDIVFSQDVKEEWADSELFEKMKRGEKFLNPLSV, encoded by the coding sequence ATGATAATCAGAAAACTTTTTAAATTTGAAAATGCTCATATAGTGCGTGGATGCTCAAGCGAAAAATGTAGAAGCTCGGTTCATGGACACTCTTATAAAATAGAACTCCTTTTTGAATCAAACTTCTTAGATAATGGTCAGATGGTTTATGACTTTGGCTTGATGAAGCAAAATATGAAAGCTCTTGTTGAGAGTTTTGACCATGCTATTGCCATTTGGAGTGGAGATAACGCAGAGTACGTTAAAGATATGAAAAAACACTCTGCTAGATGGGTAGAACTTCCAGTTTCTCCTTCGGCTGAGCAGTTTTCTCGTGTTATATTTTTGATGATAGATAAACTTTTACAACTTACTACAAGTGTAAATGGCGAAAAAGAGGTAAAGCTCTCAAGTGTTATAGTGCATGAAACGCAGACGGGATACGCACAGTGTTTTGTGGATGATGCATATAGTAAACAGATGGGCACTATAGCTCTTGAAGATATAGTTTTTTCTCAAGACGTTAAAGAGGAGTGGGCAGATAGTGAACTCTTTGAAAAGATGAAACGCGGTGAAAAGTTTTTAAACCCTTTAAGTGTATAA
- the moaA gene encoding GTP 3',8-cyclase MoaA → MLIDSYDRVVDYLRVSVTERCNFRCQYCMPEKPFSWVPKENLLSFEELFEFMKVAIDEGIKKIRITGGEPLLREDLDKFIKMIYDYEPSIDLAMTTNAFLLKGTAQRLKDAGLKRINVSIDTLIPSVAQEIAGKDVLKNVLAGVEEALKVGLKVKVNMVPMKTVNADEIIDVLEYCKEKGMSIRFIEYMENKHAKEGIAGLKSDELLSILREKYEFVDEGFDGTSPSHYYRMNDGYRFGIIEPYADDFCKQCNRIRLTAEGNLIPCLYFDEAMSISESIKRGDIKGAALVLKEVVRTKPEKNRWGGEDDESSSRAFYETGG, encoded by the coding sequence ATGTTAATTGATAGCTATGATAGAGTCGTAGACTACTTACGTGTTTCAGTAACAGAACGCTGCAATTTTAGATGTCAATACTGTATGCCAGAAAAACCCTTTTCATGGGTTCCAAAAGAGAACTTACTCTCTTTTGAAGAGCTTTTTGAGTTTATGAAAGTCGCAATTGACGAGGGCATTAAAAAGATTCGTATCACAGGTGGTGAACCGCTACTTCGTGAGGATCTAGATAAATTCATTAAGATGATTTATGATTACGAGCCATCAATTGACCTTGCTATGACTACAAACGCGTTTCTTTTAAAAGGTACGGCGCAGAGACTCAAAGACGCGGGACTTAAGCGCATAAATGTGAGTATAGACACTCTCATACCAAGCGTTGCTCAAGAGATTGCAGGAAAAGACGTTCTTAAAAATGTTTTAGCTGGCGTTGAAGAAGCGCTTAAAGTTGGACTCAAAGTAAAAGTAAACATGGTTCCAATGAAGACAGTAAACGCAGATGAGATTATAGACGTACTTGAATACTGTAAAGAGAAAGGTATGTCCATTCGCTTTATAGAGTATATGGAAAATAAACATGCAAAAGAGGGGATAGCTGGACTAAAGTCAGATGAACTCCTGAGTATACTGCGAGAGAAATACGAGTTTGTAGACGAAGGTTTTGATGGAACTTCTCCTTCACACTATTATCGTATGAACGATGGGTATAGGTTTGGCATTATCGAGCCTTATGCAGATGACTTTTGTAAGCAGTGTAATCGCATTCGTCTGACTGCTGAGGGAAATCTTATTCCATGTCTCTATTTTGACGAGGCTATGAGTATCAGCGAGTCTATTAAACGCGGAGACATTAAAGGTGCTGCTCTTGTTTTAAAAGAGGTAGTAAGAACTAAACCTGAGAAAAATCGCTGGGGTGGAGAAGACGACGAGTCATCATCTCGTGCATTTTACGAGACTGGAGGCTGA
- a CDS encoding c-type cytochrome, producing MKELLILVVVTVFTLVTYYLVEPFAHSQMHKHIESEAFAYADLPAITKTGNVANGKDLVMGAGACAGCHSIEVEGMPASMDATTAAASYGVNPPDLSNAGAVYDAKFLANLIKNPAHALNVEHKFDVNQGQMHPMVAFYGAGGDIDQEVADMVAYLQSIAVKAEDLTPEIAFENACGRCHEVRYENWTQIGTKPTFKHKRDELAFDIQVLDYKDSLKAYMGSLPPDLSMYIRSRGEHYVSTFVENPQNYLPGTAMPRVGVNAHAAEKVVEYLLDAGDTKRHERAEVGRNVMIYIVIFAILALLWKKQVWRDLH from the coding sequence ATGAAAGAATTATTAATATTAGTAGTCGTAACAGTTTTTACTCTTGTAACTTATTATCTTGTTGAGCCATTTGCTCACTCACAGATGCATAAACATATTGAGAGTGAAGCTTTTGCTTATGCTGATCTGCCTGCTATCACTAAAACTGGCAATGTGGCTAATGGTAAAGATTTAGTTATGGGCGCTGGTGCTTGTGCTGGATGTCACTCTATAGAAGTTGAAGGTATGCCAGCTTCTATGGATGCAACTACCGCAGCAGCTTCTTATGGTGTTAATCCTCCTGATTTAAGTAACGCCGGTGCAGTATATGATGCAAAGTTCTTAGCGAACCTAATCAAAAATCCTGCACATGCTCTGAATGTTGAGCACAAGTTTGACGTTAATCAAGGTCAAATGCATCCAATGGTGGCATTTTATGGAGCAGGTGGAGATATAGACCAAGAAGTAGCAGATATGGTTGCTTACCTTCAGTCCATTGCCGTTAAAGCTGAAGATTTAACTCCTGAGATAGCGTTTGAGAACGCTTGTGGAAGATGTCATGAAGTTAGATATGAAAACTGGACTCAGATAGGTACTAAACCTACGTTTAAACATAAAAGAGATGAGTTGGCGTTTGACATTCAAGTCTTAGATTATAAAGATTCACTTAAAGCTTATATGGGTTCATTACCACCAGACTTAAGTATGTATATCCGTTCTCGCGGAGAGCACTATGTAAGCACATTCGTGGAAAATCCACAGAACTATTTACCTGGTACCGCTATGCCTCGCGTTGGTGTAAATGCTCATGCAGCTGAGAAAGTTGTTGAGTACCTACTAGACGCTGGAGATACTAAACGCCATGAACGTGCAGAAGTTGGTAGAAATGTAATGATTTATATTGTTATATTTGCGATACTTGCACTGTTATGGAAAAAACAAGTTTGGAGAGATCTTCACTAA
- a CDS encoding LL-diaminopimelate aminotransferase: protein MFDEIRFNRVERLPKYVFAEVNDIKMSERRAGKDVIDFSMGNPDGDTPEHIREKLIESAQKTKTHGYSTSKGIPKLLKAIADWYERRYDCVLDPETECVATMGSKEGYAHLTYAITNPGDVAVVPDPTYPIHEFSFILAGGNVVKFGIKFDEKYRIDEDHFFENLNRVFMESSPKPKYVLVNFPHNPTTATVTPEFYVKLVAMAKKKRFYIISDIAYGDITFDGYKTPSIMSVPGAKDVAVESFTLSKSYNMAGWRVGFFVGNPKLIGALQKMKSWLDYGMFTPIQVAATVALNGDQQCVRDITDKYNHRQEVLIEAFDRAGWHIEKNEASMFSWAKMPECVEHLGSLEFSKRLLTEAGVAVAPGIGFGEYGEGYVRIALIENDNRIRQAARNIKEFLKQFQSEEKHSEVEGK, encoded by the coding sequence ATGTTTGATGAGATAAGATTTAATAGAGTAGAAAGGCTTCCAAAGTACGTATTTGCAGAAGTAAATGATATTAAAATGTCAGAGCGTCGTGCAGGAAAAGATGTTATAGATTTCTCTATGGGAAATCCTGATGGAGATACTCCAGAACACATTCGTGAGAAACTTATTGAGTCAGCCCAGAAGACAAAAACACATGGATACTCTACATCTAAAGGTATTCCTAAACTCCTAAAAGCTATCGCAGACTGGTATGAGAGACGTTATGACTGTGTACTAGACCCTGAGACAGAATGTGTTGCAACTATGGGTTCTAAAGAGGGTTATGCTCACTTGACATATGCCATAACTAACCCAGGTGATGTAGCTGTTGTTCCAGATCCTACTTACCCAATTCATGAGTTCTCTTTCATCTTAGCGGGTGGAAATGTTGTAAAGTTTGGTATCAAGTTTGATGAGAAGTATCGTATTGATGAAGATCATTTTTTTGAAAATCTAAATCGTGTTTTTATGGAGTCATCTCCAAAACCAAAGTATGTTTTAGTGAACTTCCCTCATAATCCAACTACAGCAACGGTAACGCCAGAGTTTTATGTGAAACTTGTTGCAATGGCTAAAAAGAAAAGGTTTTACATCATCTCAGATATTGCTTATGGTGATATCACTTTTGATGGCTATAAGACTCCATCTATCATGTCGGTTCCTGGGGCAAAAGATGTTGCAGTTGAGTCATTTACACTCTCTAAAAGTTATAACATGGCTGGCTGGCGTGTTGGTTTCTTTGTTGGAAATCCTAAGCTTATAGGTGCACTTCAAAAAATGAAGTCATGGTTAGACTACGGTATGTTTACACCTATTCAAGTTGCCGCTACTGTAGCACTTAATGGTGATCAACAGTGTGTAAGAGATATCACTGACAAATATAATCATCGTCAAGAGGTTCTTATAGAAGCTTTTGATAGAGCTGGTTGGCATATAGAAAAAAATGAAGCGAGTATGTTTTCATGGGCAAAAATGCCTGAATGTGTAGAGCATCTTGGTTCTTTAGAATTTTCAAAGCGTTTACTTACAGAGGCTGGTGTAGCTGTTGCTCCTGGTATCGGATTTGGCGAGTATGGTGAGGGATACGTTCGTATAGCTCTTATAGAAAACGACAACCGTATCCGTCAAGCAGCAAGAAATATTAAAGAGTTTTTAAAACAGTTTCAAAGTGAAGAGAAGCACTCAGAAGTAGAGGGAAAATAG
- the rsmI gene encoding 16S rRNA (cytidine(1402)-2'-O)-methyltransferase has protein sequence MLSLVPTPIGNIGDISLRAIEALSEADILLCEDTRVTKKLIHILKERYNTTFKENQEFISLHSHNEKSFVEKLEPSFFEQNIVYASDAGMPGISDPGQLLVSYCIKNGIAYDVLPGANALLTAFVASGFGETQMLFFGFLDHKGSSRSAGLQKALHNGFFTILYESPHRLEKLLLEIEEEEPNREIFLAKELTKKYQKYFRGTAREALDELSGNFRGEWVVVLSSGEAQADSAISQKDILELDLPKKTQAKLISKITGENTKACYQRLLQL, from the coding sequence TTGCTTAGTCTAGTTCCAACTCCGATTGGTAACATAGGCGACATCTCACTTAGAGCTATTGAAGCTTTGAGTGAGGCTGATATACTCCTCTGCGAAGATACTCGCGTTACAAAAAAACTTATTCATATTTTAAAAGAGCGATACAACACTACTTTTAAAGAAAATCAAGAGTTTATATCTCTACATTCACACAATGAAAAATCTTTTGTTGAAAAACTAGAACCATCTTTTTTTGAGCAAAATATTGTTTATGCAAGCGATGCTGGAATGCCAGGCATAAGTGATCCTGGACAGCTTTTAGTCTCATACTGTATAAAAAACGGTATCGCTTATGACGTACTTCCTGGCGCAAACGCTCTGCTAACTGCATTTGTAGCAAGTGGATTTGGCGAGACTCAGATGCTCTTTTTTGGATTTTTAGACCATAAGGGAAGTTCGCGTTCAGCTGGACTGCAAAAAGCCTTACACAATGGCTTTTTTACCATACTCTATGAATCTCCTCATCGTTTAGAAAAACTACTTTTAGAGATAGAAGAAGAAGAGCCTAACCGCGAGATATTTCTTGCAAAAGAGTTGACGAAGAAGTATCAAAAATACTTTAGAGGAACCGCTAGAGAAGCTCTAGATGAACTTAGTGGAAACTTTCGTGGTGAGTGGGTTGTAGTACTCAGTAGCGGCGAAGCTCAAGCAGACTCCGCAATAAGTCAAAAAGATATACTGGAATTGGATTTACCAAAGAAAACGCAGGCTAAACTCATCAGTAAAATCACGGGCGAAAATACAAAAGCTTGCTATCAAAGACTGCTTCAACTATAG